ACCCAAAATTTAGTAATCTTATTTACATGAAAAAAGGGTTCTTTTAAAAGTGACTCTCAACCCCACACCCAGCCCAACATCTCCCACTGCAACCTTCACAGAAGAAATCCAGAAATTTTCCACtcaattctttttcttttcttttctttttttttttttttttgtatttggaTGCTCTAAAATGTGACCTGGAAAACAGCATTCAACAAAACTGCTGCCACTTCCTAGAAAGAGTAGCATCTCAAAAACAGGTTTATAAAATACGCTGTCTTGGAAGTAGTTTTACAGTTGAGAAGGTGgggatggacagacagacagaccaggGGACAAAAGGAGAGTAAAAACCCTCCTTAGCCAGTTTTAATAGTGCCCCCTGGGAGGTGATCCTGtgtattacacacacagacacacacctgacaAGCCACTTCGGTCTTCAGTTTCTGGAGAGCATGCGTGTGCATGTCTTAGGTGTAATGTGTGCGAGTTTAATTCTGTGCATATTGTCAGAACCAGTGCCCTccctgtaaaatgtgtgtgggtgaatAAGTCAATCGGTGTATCCGTTAAAAAGTGCCGTCCTCAGTGCAGCCCCCGCCCGCCGTGTAGCGAAACTCCTGCAGGTTGGACACGCCATGGAAATGAACGAAAGCCCCAGCGACTACTAAGATGTGGAACAACTGGTGGGAGTGGAACTAagaaacagagataaaaacaaacagagacaaatatAGTAAATTAACTGTGTCTGAGGGACAAACAGTGACATAAAGTgagaaacatatgaagaagaaagTGTTTCTACTTTGGGATTGTTTTAGAAATAACACGGGGGAATCACATGACGCATCCCTCATACTGTGTCCTGTCAGTGCATGTGTTTATTAGCCACTAACCCAGATGTCACACTTTCCAGGGAAGAACCTCTCTGGGATGCGAGCGGCATACAGACAGGCTCCGGTGATGTAGAGCGTCGccatcagcagcagccagcCCATCTGACCGATGGTGGTCGCCTTGATCAGACCCTCACTAATGACAAAATGCAGGCTGGGAACCACGCCACTCAGACCCAGACCCACAAAGACACCTAAACCAACACATACGAAGAAAAGGTCAATAAATTAGAGACCATTATACAGTCAGTAAGTTATTGTTCTTATCATTTGCAGCTTTTTCAGATATCTgaacaactttatttaaaaaaataaaaactcaaatctcTGATGGcaattttatctatttataatAAAATCTACAACCCAATCATGTGTGCAAAAATGATAGACACTGTACTGAACATTCATAACTAACTTTTACACTTCAGAGACACAGGAACATAAAGGAGAAGTAGCTGCTGTTAGTGGCTAAATATGGCAGAGCAGCAAGTTGCAACAGAGTCAGATTACACAGCAGTTGGATATGATGATGTGCATGTTTTGCTGGACAAActtaagaataaaataaagataaatactGAGATGCATCACTCTACCTGCTCTAACTCCTCTGTACTGTGGTGTGGCGAAGAAGTCGCACTGGGAGACGGTGATGGCGGCCAGTCCCAGTATGCACACCACGATCAGGTAGATGAAACAAGGCTGAGGAGAGCAGTAGAAGGAGTAGTACAACCAGGGGACAAATGAGCCCATGATGAGGAAGGCAATCCCGCTGTAGTCCAACCTAGAGACAGAAAAGCAGTGATGATTTGACTTTGAACACTAACCAAATTTTCTAAATCTCTACTGCATAATCTTGGACATAAAAATCAGCGTATGTCTTACTTGGAAAAGACTCTGGACACGCCCTCGGAGTGGCAGTAGACTGTGTGGAAGAGCCAGgagaaagacaggcagaggaTGGCTCCCAGGAAAAACATCCCAATCACCACCTTCTCCTGGACCGGCGCCACAAACGACATGTTGGGCCTGAACATGTACATCAGACccagaaagaggaaaaacagacagcctgcagagagaaacagatggacagaaagagagattaTATTAACGAAAAGTAACTAACtgct
The window above is part of the Anabas testudineus chromosome 23, fAnaTes1.2, whole genome shotgun sequence genome. Proteins encoded here:
- the adipor2 gene encoding adiponectin receptor protein 2 encodes the protein MSPREKGDTPTSGSSTSHLSAVECHSHNGSVPECDEETRVSEEDDRGTEEEKEQEEDERSSDEGFMGMTPLLQAHHAMEKMEEFVHKVWEGRWRVIPHDVLPDWLKDNDFLLHGHRPPMPSFRACFKSIFRIHTETGNIWTHLLGCLFFLFLGLMYMFRPNMSFVAPVQEKVVIGMFFLGAILCLSFSWLFHTVYCHSEGVSRVFSKLDYSGIAFLIMGSFVPWLYYSFYCSPQPCFIYLIVVCILGLAAITVSQCDFFATPQYRGVRAGVFVGLGLSGVVPSLHFVISEGLIKATTIGQMGWLLLMATLYITGACLYAARIPERFFPGKCDIWFHSHQLFHILVVAGAFVHFHGVSNLQEFRYTAGGGCTEDGTF